A genomic segment from Rickettsia endosymbiont of Lasioglossum villosulum encodes:
- a CDS encoding ComEC/Rec2 family competence protein, whose amino-acid sequence MRQSGISHVLCVSGLHLSLVVMIIFITTRFLLNISNYLAYNYNIKLVSAYCALIGSFGYLELSGMQIAATRAFITAAIFIYGIIIGRAGFPIRSLAIAAFIILSLNPEYIFHPSFQLSFIAVLSLVAGYEFYLKNSWLLGEKKGIFGAIKFYTISNIYSSFLASIITAPVVINQFFIFSTYSVPTNLIAVPIMSFFLMPLALLSLPFTMIGFDSYILEIIGFFIEIIIKSAHYFNNLPGSVWYFGYITNFSILLFLFGFFWICIWKTTWRLFGLVIMVISFIFMLYSPKPELIFDASNMAIGIKNKQGKLEIYADKMAKFNRIYWANWFGQEDSILLPLQDNLFITNYGQRIIFNKNNYCNEAEIHINLNHRAKCMGNLMTINRDFLSKSPVILIFCNSKKCRIKSSHANY is encoded by the coding sequence ATGCGACAAAGCGGTATATCACACGTATTATGCGTTTCAGGGCTACATTTGTCGCTAGTGGTAATGATTATTTTCATTACTACAAGGTTTTTGCTGAATATATCAAATTATTTGGCATATAATTACAATATAAAATTGGTTTCTGCTTACTGTGCATTAATCGGCAGCTTTGGATATTTAGAGCTAAGCGGGATGCAAATCGCAGCAACCAGAGCTTTTATTACGGCAGCGATTTTTATTTATGGGATTATTATAGGAAGAGCTGGTTTTCCTATTCGTTCTCTTGCTATTGCTGCATTTATAATATTATCGCTAAATCCCGAATATATTTTTCATCCGAGTTTTCAGCTATCTTTTATTGCAGTATTATCACTTGTGGCAGGTTATGAGTTTTATCTTAAAAATTCGTGGTTACTTGGAGAGAAAAAAGGCATTTTTGGAGCAATAAAATTTTATACCATATCAAATATTTACTCTAGTTTTTTAGCAAGCATCATTACTGCCCCCGTAGTAATAAATCAGTTTTTTATATTCTCTACTTACTCAGTACCGACAAATCTTATTGCCGTGCCTATAATGTCTTTTTTTCTGATGCCTCTTGCTCTATTGTCCTTGCCTTTTACTATGATTGGGTTTGATAGTTATATTTTGGAGATTATAGGGTTTTTTATTGAAATAATAATTAAATCAGCCCACTATTTTAATAATTTACCTGGCTCAGTTTGGTATTTCGGCTATATCACAAATTTTAGTATTTTACTCTTTTTATTTGGATTTTTCTGGATTTGTATATGGAAAACTACATGGCGACTATTTGGACTAGTAATTATGGTAATATCCTTTATATTTATGCTTTATTCGCCAAAACCTGAATTAATATTTGATGCAAGTAATATGGCAATTGGTATTAAGAATAAGCAAGGTAAGCTTGAAATTTATGCCGATAAGATGGCAAAATTTAATAGGATTTATTGGGCTAATTGGTTTGGACAAGAAGATAGTATATTATTGCCGCTACAAGATAATCTTTTCATAACTAATTATGGGCAAAGAATTATCTTTAATAAAAATAACTATTGCAACGAAGCCGAAATTCATATCAATCTTAATCATAGAGCAAAATGCATGGGAAATCTGATGACTATTAATAGAGATTTTTTAAGCAAAAGTCCGGTTATACTTATATTTTGCAATTCTAAAAAATGTAGAATAAAATCTAGTCATGCAAACTATTAA
- a CDS encoding autotransporter domain-containing protein, protein MSKITINNSVKKLRLLKYSLLASISAAAIIAVPFEGVASSKDTYQDIMEYKKALNRASSVKRRPSTKKGRESLKSNDSSQDIEDFYKNSSPVQQEPNSQSDFKSAQASTPKKCGVFSRLFGKGKKDDNTSAEEPTKLTKSQEQLQRTKAARQGVADKNKATTDEVKRKSAEYQAQIEQDNNERIEKIKVDKEAQKKAQEVRKKQAAKAYAAAKKKNNIGEARIQKNLLMVALGAEIEKKRVLLNNQESEQQVQDDLNQLEKIKKILNQNPESLETTREGIGRIESYEDKTVAEKKLLKIEKKQEKQEDLKLKIIGELAKEKPNHNDIKKYYEKVERISGEIKTEIGQITFPPQLPARNKNNTNNVSIPVTPRVQRIVDNSKYDSGGYLKPNPPSVQDYIEVFPDPVVNVQPQKEDQSKQYPTFTQADLNVRMLPLVETYMEVGGLIKNLQKTPSSSQQKLIDTSLASIKKEQKNLENIIQELNILRLKLVNKPQNEISYNRRIEEKLAEAKQIESRINGYQDKIKTNVGFIAANKEDTHIVPKNNLALLGHQNIEYSLHRINSANSNKRPVLFDRLLKDLNKKKDEAKAVWEQFIIYKENKDLNGDENRQIEAAEALLKQYNNDIKLVEEAFENYKEDSRKSNGIQSPASSNLEYLALEEKFTSLRKHDELDEELQKVSTKKSNVEAQYHELRRKRLDPENSQSLQDLAQEALNLSKQESQLQQDIEDLGSTPSSSNSSYSEVEIKVQGYSANPPQRYDSSFESLKNNSEILENGEIISEVNDVIKEAYKKFEKLVKPTQKDLSILDYLDLEDKVQKAEESYIAERSEKPQNLENVEEDSRLKKLAMEALNLSEQLPLQAEVKSLEDDSLSNSSDSDVEIKAKGYSATPLKKYASVHSISDLVGSKEDLSVEFEKLVEAEGLNNESKIDRDAEFKEVLEGFEKITADINSELETLTAAKGLNDQPNANIGTKTEDASDQLLLSTNEHSSLGVSNGREDKPSSSESSDGGKSEYNLLGVSDGKEEEDRFLGLSDGREDKPSSLRLSDGRKSEHSLLGVSDGKEEEDRFLGLSDGSDDEHGLLALSDGRENENDSLKLKDGDDKRSFLRLKSGEKDEDSFLKLIDSDDDYDSGIEEDLEYSKPLKKIDAITTIPLPQAVEEVKKSVAAIAPTTNQQIQTVQKVTKDSIFTRLDSIAVVKINEDNNAAIAAGDEESPVKRGLWMRTMYGVNNQGRVNNINGYRGINKGGTVGFDVEIDNNIIGIAYSNVHSVFKFKNNNNNDKEIIKSHIVSIYGQKELPKNFVLQGLVVASKNFIKNKTTYLFNNTKFKSNVKHRNHSYNAEALLNYNYLATNNIVITPNIGLRYGKSRDGVYNETGISIQEIALATKENNILSGIIGAKTKIPLKNNNLGLTLHSSIEHNFNEKTQRVNRTIQIQGNKFTQNHIIPKQAKTAYNLGGGIIGSVKNTIISLDYNYYLNKRYHSHQGSIKLKVNL, encoded by the coding sequence ATGAGTAAAATAACCATAAATAATTCCGTAAAAAAACTAAGACTTTTAAAATATTCTTTACTTGCTTCTATATCAGCAGCAGCAATAATTGCAGTACCTTTTGAAGGAGTAGCAAGTAGCAAAGATACTTACCAAGATATAATGGAGTATAAGAAAGCATTAAATAGAGCTAGTAGTGTAAAACGTAGACCTTCAACAAAAAAAGGAAGAGAAAGCCTTAAAAGTAATGATTCAAGCCAAGATATAGAAGATTTTTATAAAAATAGCTCACCGGTACAACAAGAGCCAAACTCACAAAGTGATTTTAAGTCTGCACAGGCTAGCACGCCTAAAAAATGTGGAGTATTTTCTCGTCTTTTTGGTAAAGGTAAAAAAGATGATAATACATCAGCGGAAGAGCCAACAAAGCTTACAAAATCTCAAGAACAATTACAAAGAACTAAGGCTGCTAGGCAGGGTGTAGCTGATAAAAATAAAGCAACTACGGATGAAGTAAAAAGAAAAAGTGCAGAATATCAAGCACAGATAGAGCAAGATAATAACGAAAGAATAGAAAAAATTAAAGTTGATAAAGAAGCACAAAAAAAAGCACAAGAAGTACGAAAAAAACAGGCAGCTAAAGCATACGCAGCAGCAAAGAAAAAAAATAATATAGGAGAGGCACGGATACAAAAAAATCTATTAATGGTTGCATTAGGAGCGGAGATAGAAAAGAAAAGAGTATTATTAAATAACCAAGAGAGTGAACAGCAGGTTCAAGATGATTTAAACCAATTAGAAAAAATAAAAAAAATATTAAATCAAAATCCAGAATCTTTAGAGACTACAAGAGAAGGGATAGGACGAATAGAATCGTACGAAGATAAAACTGTAGCAGAAAAGAAATTATTAAAAATAGAAAAAAAACAAGAAAAGCAAGAAGACTTAAAACTAAAAATAATAGGAGAACTGGCTAAGGAAAAGCCAAATCATAATGATATAAAGAAATATTATGAGAAAGTAGAAAGGATTTCTGGAGAAATAAAAACTGAAATAGGACAAATTACTTTTCCACCGCAACTACCTGCTCGAAATAAAAATAACACTAATAATGTAAGCATTCCTGTAACACCTAGAGTGCAAAGGATTGTAGATAATAGCAAGTATGATTCAGGAGGATATTTAAAACCAAACCCGCCCTCAGTACAGGACTATATAGAAGTATTTCCAGATCCAGTTGTAAATGTGCAGCCTCAAAAAGAAGATCAGTCAAAACAATATCCTACGTTTACTCAAGCGGATTTAAACGTACGTATGTTGCCATTGGTTGAAACATATATGGAAGTAGGAGGACTAATAAAAAACCTACAAAAAACACCTAGTTCTTCTCAGCAAAAATTAATTGATACAAGTTTAGCAAGTATAAAAAAAGAGCAAAAAAACTTAGAAAATATAATTCAAGAATTAAATATATTAAGATTAAAGCTAGTTAACAAGCCACAAAATGAAATAAGCTATAATAGGCGAATTGAGGAAAAACTTGCTGAAGCAAAACAAATTGAAAGCAGGATAAATGGATACCAAGATAAGATAAAGACGAATGTAGGATTTATTGCAGCTAATAAAGAAGATACGCATATTGTTCCAAAAAATAATTTAGCTCTTTTAGGACATCAAAATATTGAGTACTCATTACATAGAATTAATAGTGCTAATAGTAATAAGCGTCCAGTATTGTTTGATAGATTACTTAAAGATTTAAATAAGAAAAAAGACGAAGCTAAAGCAGTATGGGAGCAATTTATTATATATAAAGAAAATAAAGATTTAAATGGTGATGAAAACAGGCAAATAGAAGCAGCTGAGGCATTATTAAAACAATATAATAATGATATAAAATTAGTTGAAGAAGCATTTGAAAATTACAAAGAAGATAGTAGAAAAAGTAATGGTATACAAAGTCCAGCATCATCTAATTTAGAATATTTAGCACTTGAAGAGAAATTTACCTCACTACGAAAACATGATGAGCTGGATGAAGAGCTTCAAAAAGTATCCACCAAAAAAAGTAATGTTGAAGCACAATATCATGAATTACGCCGAAAAAGATTAGACCCTGAAAATTCACAATCACTTCAGGATTTAGCCCAGGAAGCTCTAAATTTATCAAAACAAGAATCACAGTTACAACAAGATATAGAGGATTTAGGTTCAACTCCTAGCTCTAGTAATTCATCATATAGTGAGGTAGAAATAAAGGTTCAAGGATATAGTGCAAATCCACCTCAAAGATATGATTCAAGTTTTGAAAGTCTTAAGAATAATTCTGAAATACTAGAAAATGGAGAGATTATATCAGAAGTTAATGATGTAATAAAAGAAGCATATAAAAAGTTTGAAAAATTAGTAAAACCTACTCAAAAAGATTTAAGTATATTAGATTATTTAGATTTAGAGGATAAGGTTCAAAAGGCGGAAGAGAGCTATATTGCAGAACGTAGTGAGAAGCCCCAAAATCTGGAAAATGTTGAAGAGGATTCACGGCTTAAAAAGTTAGCTATGGAAGCACTTAATTTATCTGAGCAGTTGCCATTGCAAGCAGAGGTCAAGAGTCTAGAAGATGATAGCCTTAGTAATTCATCAGATAGTGATGTAGAAATAAAGGCTAAAGGATATAGTGCAACACCGTTAAAGAAATATGCTTCAGTTCATAGCATTAGTGATCTAGTTGGTAGTAAAGAAGACTTAAGCGTAGAATTTGAAAAATTAGTTGAAGCTGAAGGCTTAAACAATGAGTCTAAGATAGATAGAGATGCAGAATTTAAAGAAGTTCTAGAAGGCTTTGAAAAAATAACTGCAGATATAAATTCAGAACTTGAAACACTAACTGCAGCGAAAGGCTTAAACGATCAACCTAACGCAAATATTGGTACAAAAACTGAAGATGCTTCTGATCAACTATTATTATCAACTAATGAACATAGCTCCTTGGGAGTAAGTAATGGTAGAGAGGATAAACCTAGCTCATCAGAATCAAGTGATGGCGGAAAAAGTGAATATAACTTGTTAGGAGTAAGTGATGGTAAAGAGGAAGAAGATAGATTCTTAGGGCTAAGTGATGGTAGAGAGGATAAACCTAGCTCATTAAGGCTAAGTGATGGCAGAAAAAGTGAACATAGCTTGTTAGGAGTAAGTGATGGTAAAGAGGAAGAAGATAGGTTCTTAGGGCTAAGTGATGGTAGTGATGATGAGCATGGTCTTTTAGCATTAAGCGATGGTAGAGAAAATGAAAATGATTCTTTAAAATTAAAAGATGGTGATGATAAACGTAGTTTCTTAAGGTTAAAGAGTGGCGAAAAGGATGAAGATAGCTTTTTAAAATTAATAGATAGTGATGATGATTATGATTCAGGTATAGAAGAAGATTTAGAATATAGTAAACCGCTTAAAAAGATTGATGCAATTACAACTATCCCTCTTCCGCAAGCAGTAGAAGAAGTAAAAAAGAGTGTTGCAGCAATTGCTCCTACTACTAATCAACAAATTCAAACTGTTCAGAAAGTGACGAAAGATTCTATTTTTACTAGACTTGATTCTATTGCAGTAGTTAAAATTAATGAAGATAATAACGCTGCTATAGCAGCTGGTGATGAAGAGTCACCAGTTAAAAGAGGTCTATGGATGCGTACTATGTACGGTGTTAATAACCAAGGTAGAGTTAATAATATTAATGGCTATAGAGGTATTAATAAAGGTGGTACTGTTGGTTTTGACGTTGAGATCGATAATAATATTATAGGTATTGCTTATAGTAACGTTCATTCAGTATTTAAGTTTAAAAATAACAATAATAATGATAAAGAAATTATTAAAAGTCATATAGTTTCTATCTATGGGCAAAAAGAATTACCGAAAAATTTTGTATTGCAAGGTTTAGTTGTTGCTTCTAAGAACTTTATTAAAAATAAAACTACTTATTTATTTAATAATACTAAATTTAAGAGTAATGTAAAACATCGTAACCATAGCTATAACGCAGAAGCTTTACTTAATTATAATTATCTGGCTACAAATAATATAGTCATTACGCCAAATATCGGTTTAAGATACGGAAAATCACGAGATGGTGTATATAATGAAACAGGTATTAGTATTCAAGAAATAGCTCTTGCAACGAAAGAAAATAAT